One region of Bacillus zhangzhouensis genomic DNA includes:
- a CDS encoding spore germination protein yields the protein MKNKISTPQAVFFLIQSQIGVGILALPHLLMKDMGHDGWMAIIVACFFIQIINTIFLYIIYKYPETSFFQALIEVFGKWIGRTLVVLYMVYFASVCIVVLSIFTRILGIWVLPLTPNWVINLLLMICIIYISKEHITAIVRFNFILTPFLLMLSLLMFYSLKGTNIDYLLPFFQTDISQFQLGLKDVVLSMNGFEMILIISPLMKGTIKERYKVMTISNICTTLYYLFITLICFMFFSPAELNIIPNPVLYLLKTITFGVIERTDLIFLSFWVFIILATLSNYLYFCADGVSNMLKKKNHKKYVYYFATLIYAASSFLSTDNFRIQRFNDFTTAAQYSFIYTLPIMMAVIILIKHRKKKVKSHAS from the coding sequence ATGAAAAATAAAATATCTACTCCTCAAGCTGTTTTTTTTCTCATCCAATCTCAAATTGGTGTTGGCATTTTAGCGCTCCCCCATTTGCTAATGAAAGACATGGGACACGATGGCTGGATGGCGATAATTGTCGCGTGTTTTTTTATCCAGATCATCAATACCATATTTCTTTATATCATCTACAAGTATCCAGAAACGTCATTTTTCCAAGCGCTGATTGAGGTCTTTGGAAAATGGATTGGACGCACCTTGGTCGTACTCTATATGGTATACTTTGCCTCGGTTTGCATCGTTGTCCTTTCTATATTCACAAGGATTCTTGGCATATGGGTGCTCCCGCTCACACCAAACTGGGTGATTAACCTATTACTGATGATATGCATTATCTATATCTCAAAGGAGCATATTACAGCCATTGTCAGGTTTAACTTTATCTTAACTCCCTTTTTGCTTATGCTCTCCCTATTGATGTTCTATTCATTAAAAGGAACCAATATTGATTATCTCCTGCCTTTTTTCCAAACGGATATCTCTCAATTTCAGCTTGGATTGAAGGACGTTGTGCTGTCAATGAATGGGTTTGAGATGATTTTGATCATCTCTCCACTGATGAAGGGCACCATTAAGGAACGATATAAAGTGATGACCATTTCAAATATATGCACGACGCTTTACTACCTATTTATTACATTAATTTGTTTTATGTTTTTCAGCCCGGCTGAGCTGAATATCATCCCGAATCCTGTTTTGTATCTATTAAAAACCATTACATTCGGTGTCATTGAGCGGACGGATTTAATTTTTCTAAGCTTTTGGGTCTTTATCATTCTAGCCACACTGAGTAATTATCTGTATTTTTGTGCAGATGGTGTGTCCAATATGCTGAAGAAAAAAAATCACAAAAAATATGTCTACTATTTTGCTACTTTGATTTATGCTGCAAGCTCTTTTCTTTCAACTGATAACTTTAGAATTCAGCGCTTCAATGACTTTACCACCGCTGCACAATATTCATTTATTTACACACTTCCGATCATGATGGCTGTTATCATCTTGATCAAACACCGCAAAAAGAAGGTGAAATCACATGCATCATAG
- a CDS encoding Ger(x)C family spore germination protein, with product MHHRYILTLLMCVSLIFMPGCWDQNLLKNISLVLTSAIDQGEDDNAKYSITYRKVQQSQSMQQGNTGSYLTTVLTTEAPTLRKARSNFSRSVDQKIDVSKMRVLLIGDEFAQNRLLPYLDMFYRDPKSPLLANMAVVQGGSCLELINELLKEKLIVSDYLNNLITSSARSSQVSPKNIQSVRSKMLQTGEDFTLPLLYYDKSKKLTSVRGVALFDNEKKKGELYAQDAILLTVMDGKMGSFANFTKKVRNDMKLKENNYITVQVTDSKRDIKIVNPDHRNLTFSLEFTFTTSVLEYPKDHLDTDKKIEMLNKRLSAILTKDAERIIAILQEANSDVLSLGRKYRVRHYDEYMKMNWVTDYPKVKIIPKIKVNITQTGIIS from the coding sequence ATGCATCATAGGTACATTTTGACGCTGCTTATGTGTGTTTCCCTCATTTTCATGCCTGGCTGCTGGGATCAAAACCTGTTAAAAAACATCTCTCTCGTATTAACTTCAGCCATTGATCAAGGAGAAGATGACAATGCGAAATATTCGATTACCTATCGAAAGGTGCAGCAGTCTCAAAGTATGCAGCAAGGGAATACCGGCAGTTATTTAACCACTGTTCTCACAACCGAGGCACCTACTTTAAGAAAAGCAAGAAGCAACTTTAGCCGAAGTGTAGACCAAAAAATTGATGTGTCGAAAATGAGGGTGCTGCTGATCGGTGATGAATTTGCCCAAAACCGGCTGCTCCCTTACTTAGATATGTTTTATCGCGATCCCAAAAGTCCTTTGCTCGCAAACATGGCGGTGGTGCAAGGGGGGAGCTGTTTGGAATTAATCAATGAGCTGCTCAAAGAAAAACTCATTGTGAGTGACTATTTAAACAACTTGATCACTTCTTCAGCACGCTCCTCACAAGTTTCACCTAAGAACATCCAAAGTGTCCGCTCTAAAATGCTGCAAACCGGTGAGGACTTCACACTCCCCTTACTCTACTACGATAAATCAAAAAAGTTAACAAGTGTGAGGGGGGTCGCCTTATTTGATAATGAGAAAAAGAAAGGTGAACTTTATGCTCAGGATGCCATTCTTCTCACCGTTATGGATGGAAAAATGGGCAGTTTTGCAAACTTCACAAAAAAAGTAAGAAATGATATGAAATTAAAAGAGAACAATTACATCACCGTTCAAGTAACCGATTCAAAGAGAGACATTAAAATCGTCAATCCTGATCATCGAAACTTAACCTTCTCTCTTGAGTTTACATTCACTACCTCTGTTCTTGAATATCCGAAAGATCATTTAGATACAGATAAAAAAATTGAAATGTTAAATAAAAGACTGTCAGCCATTTTGACAAAAGACGCTGAAAGAATCATTGCAATTCTGCAAGAAGCAAATTCTGATGTCCTAAGCCTTGGCAGAAAATATCGGGTAAGACACTATGATGAATATATGAAAATGAACTGGGTCACCGACTATCCGAAGGTAAAAATCATTCCAAAAATCAAAGTGAACATTACACAAACCGGTATTATTAGTTAA
- the rbsK gene encoding ribokinase, whose protein sequence is MSHIVVVGSCSMDLVVTSDKRPNAGETVLGKSFKTVPGGKGANQAVASARLGADVYIVGRIGDDAYGQDILGNLQAQGVRTSYLKPFTKMESGTAHIILAEGDNSIVVVKGANDEVTPDYVRDALSTIDNIGMVLIQQEIPEETVEAVCAICCQKEIPVILNPAPARKVSQQVFEQVAYMTPNEHEAFLMFDGLPIEDALRQYPNKLLITEGKNGVRYFDGTKEVLVPGVPVEAVDTTGAGDTFNGALAVALTEGKSLYDAISFANLAASMSVTKFGAQGGMPTREELEKKK, encoded by the coding sequence ATGAGTCATATTGTTGTAGTAGGAAGCTGTTCAATGGATTTAGTTGTCACATCAGATAAACGGCCAAATGCCGGTGAAACGGTTTTAGGCAAATCGTTTAAAACTGTCCCCGGCGGAAAAGGTGCCAATCAGGCAGTCGCAAGTGCCAGACTCGGAGCAGATGTATATATTGTCGGCCGAATTGGTGATGACGCTTATGGTCAGGATATTCTCGGCAATTTACAAGCACAAGGTGTCCGCACCTCCTATCTGAAACCGTTTACCAAAATGGAGAGCGGCACAGCCCATATCATTTTAGCAGAAGGTGATAACAGCATTGTCGTGGTCAAAGGTGCAAATGACGAGGTCACTCCTGACTATGTAAGAGATGCTCTTTCTACAATAGATAATATTGGGATGGTTCTGATCCAGCAGGAAATACCTGAAGAAACGGTCGAAGCAGTCTGTGCCATTTGCTGTCAAAAAGAAATACCTGTCATTTTAAACCCTGCACCGGCCCGCAAAGTATCGCAGCAGGTTTTCGAGCAGGTTGCTTACATGACACCGAATGAACACGAAGCTTTTCTTATGTTTGATGGTCTGCCAATCGAAGATGCCTTGCGTCAATACCCTAACAAATTACTGATCACAGAAGGGAAAAATGGGGTTCGATATTTTGATGGAACGAAAGAAGTGTTAGTTCCAGGTGTTCCTGTCGAAGCAGTCGATACAACAGGAGCTGGCGATACCTTTAACGGAGCCTTGGCTGTCGCCCTAACAGAAGGCAAATCCCTGTATGACGCAATTTCCTTTGCCAACCTAGCAGCATCAATGTCTGTCACAAAGTTCGGTGCACAAGGCGGCATGCCAACAAGAGAAGAATTGGAGAAAAAGAAATGA
- a CDS encoding flavin reductase family protein: MITLQMDQLSRKEAYKLLSGSIVPRPIALITSLSKEDVVNAAPFSFFNVVSGHPPLIAVSIGRREGQMKDTAQHIIDREEFVVHVSDEDMIEDMNETAATLSREESELDRTGFHQVKSHVVSVPGIEEARIRFECQLEKHLTFQNDEGEITVDHIIGRIVCAHLDEAVYDAEKGYVSTKELKPVARLAGNDYAHLGTSFVLKRPQ; the protein is encoded by the coding sequence TTGATTACATTGCAAATGGATCAGCTGTCACGAAAAGAGGCATATAAATTATTATCTGGTTCTATCGTTCCAAGACCGATTGCGTTGATTACAAGTCTGTCTAAAGAAGATGTTGTCAATGCTGCACCATTTAGTTTCTTTAATGTCGTCAGCGGACACCCGCCGCTCATTGCGGTTTCTATCGGACGACGTGAAGGTCAAATGAAAGATACTGCCCAGCATATCATTGACAGGGAAGAGTTTGTCGTTCATGTGAGTGATGAAGACATGATAGAAGATATGAATGAAACAGCTGCTACGCTGTCTAGGGAAGAGAGTGAGCTGGATCGAACCGGATTTCATCAAGTAAAGAGTCATGTCGTCTCAGTGCCGGGAATCGAGGAAGCGCGCATTCGGTTTGAATGTCAGCTGGAAAAACATCTTACCTTTCAAAATGATGAAGGGGAGATCACAGTCGATCATATCATTGGCCGGATTGTATGTGCACATTTAGATGAGGCTGTTTATGATGCAGAAAAAGGCTATGTTTCTACTAAAGAACTGAAGCCAGTCGCGCGCCTAGCAGGTAATGATTATGCGCATTTAGGCACGTCATTTGTGCTGAAAAGACCACAGTAA
- a CDS encoding LysR family transcriptional regulator, whose protein sequence is MELRHLQYFVTVAEELHFGRAAARLNMTQPPLSQQIKQFEEELGFPLFHRSKRVVELTAAGKVFLHEVRGVLQQLDKAVDHARHTARGELGKIIIGFVGTATYDILPPVVREFRGLYPSVSIELQQLSVPQQLEALLNGEIDIGFLHPTPPHEELVSRLMKQSECIFAIPKNHRLAKKETVTIEDIRHEPIISLSQESWPSLYQHFILLCEKYGFCPNIVQEAAEYQMIIGLVTAGIGIAVIPKSARRLFNLDVVYRAIEDEQLLAEWTISYRRENHNPALFHLVHHILHRTEME, encoded by the coding sequence ATGGAACTGAGACATTTGCAGTATTTTGTCACAGTAGCGGAGGAGTTGCATTTCGGCAGAGCAGCCGCACGGTTGAATATGACACAACCTCCACTTAGTCAGCAAATTAAGCAGTTTGAGGAAGAATTGGGTTTTCCTTTATTTCATCGGTCGAAGCGAGTGGTAGAGCTAACAGCTGCTGGAAAGGTCTTTTTACATGAGGTTCGGGGAGTGCTGCAACAGCTTGATAAAGCTGTTGATCATGCCCGGCATACAGCAAGAGGAGAGCTGGGGAAAATCATTATTGGTTTTGTTGGAACTGCGACATATGATATTCTGCCGCCCGTTGTACGTGAATTCAGAGGGCTTTATCCCTCTGTCAGTATTGAGCTGCAGCAGCTTTCAGTTCCGCAGCAGCTAGAAGCACTTTTAAATGGTGAGATTGATATCGGTTTTTTACATCCTACACCGCCGCATGAAGAACTAGTCAGTCGTTTGATGAAGCAAAGTGAATGTATTTTTGCGATTCCCAAAAATCATCGATTGGCTAAAAAAGAGACGGTCACGATTGAAGATATCCGTCATGAACCGATTATTTCTTTATCACAGGAATCATGGCCATCCCTTTATCAGCACTTTATCCTGCTATGTGAAAAGTACGGGTTTTGTCCAAATATCGTGCAGGAAGCGGCGGAATATCAAATGATCATTGGCCTTGTCACAGCAGGGATCGGTATTGCAGTGATTCCAAAATCAGCCCGGCGTTTATTTAATCTGGATGTTGTTTATCGGGCCATTGAGGATGAACAGCTTCTGGCGGAATGGACGATTTCCTATAGACGGGAAAATCATAATCCTGCTTTATTTCATCTTGTCCACCATATCCTGCATCGCACCGAAATGGAATAA
- the alsS gene encoding acetolactate synthase AlsS, with protein MKSQAQPLTRRGAELIVDTLIAQGVTHVFAIPGAKIDAVFDVLKDRGPELVLCRHEQNAAFMAAAVGRLTGKPGVCLVTSGPGASNLATGLLTANTEGDPVVAIAGNVIRADRLKRTHQSLDNAALFKPVTKYSVEVQDVHNIPEALTNAFRAAQKGQAGAAFISFPQDVVTEQTTQTPVSAHPSPEVGPAPDALISSAIAKIQNAHLPIAIVGMKASRPAAANATRALLKTLGIPFVETYQGAGVLSRELESQYVGRIGLFRNQPGDLLIEHADVVLTIGFDPIEYDPKHWNLQPQQRQIIHVDDMQADIDHFYEPSLELVGNISETVKLLAHDSVPLSLCKENLELVTELQELLSDIEKAPERESHRSHPLDVIHTLRRLIPDDTKVTCDIGSHAIWMSRHFRVYEPNSFLVSNGMQTLGVALPWAIAASILNPDEKIISVSGDGGFLFSAMELETAVRKKTNLVHLVWNDSTYDMVAFQQEMKYDRTSCVEFGQIDLVKYAESFGATGLRVNSPEELSTVLQKGINIEGPVIIDIPIDYQDNPDLASQKWPEVFRKKHTVNVK; from the coding sequence ATGAAATCTCAAGCACAACCCCTAACAAGACGAGGAGCAGAGTTGATTGTCGATACGCTGATTGCTCAAGGTGTGACCCATGTTTTTGCCATTCCAGGTGCAAAAATTGACGCTGTATTTGATGTATTAAAAGACAGAGGTCCAGAGCTTGTCTTATGCAGACACGAACAAAATGCAGCCTTTATGGCAGCTGCTGTTGGACGTTTAACTGGCAAACCAGGTGTTTGTCTCGTCACATCAGGTCCTGGTGCATCTAATTTAGCAACAGGTCTATTAACAGCCAATACAGAAGGTGATCCTGTTGTCGCAATCGCTGGAAACGTCATTCGTGCGGATCGTCTGAAACGAACACATCAATCACTCGACAATGCGGCATTATTCAAACCAGTCACAAAATATAGCGTTGAAGTACAAGACGTTCACAATATACCAGAAGCATTAACAAATGCTTTTCGTGCGGCACAAAAAGGGCAGGCTGGAGCAGCATTTATCAGCTTTCCACAAGATGTTGTGACAGAACAAACTACACAAACACCAGTGTCTGCTCACCCTTCTCCAGAAGTAGGTCCTGCACCGGATGCTCTCATCAGTTCGGCTATCGCCAAAATTCAAAATGCACACTTACCAATTGCAATTGTGGGAATGAAAGCTAGTCGTCCAGCAGCTGCAAATGCCACAAGAGCATTATTAAAAACACTTGGTATCCCATTTGTTGAGACGTACCAAGGAGCCGGCGTTCTCTCAAGAGAGCTCGAGTCTCAATATGTAGGCAGAATCGGCTTATTCCGTAATCAGCCGGGTGACCTTCTCATTGAACATGCAGATGTCGTTTTGACCATTGGCTTTGATCCAATCGAATATGATCCGAAGCATTGGAATCTTCAGCCACAGCAGCGCCAGATTATCCATGTTGATGACATGCAGGCAGATATTGACCATTTTTATGAACCATCGCTTGAGCTTGTAGGCAATATTTCTGAAACCGTCAAACTTCTAGCGCATGACAGTGTTCCCCTTTCTCTATGCAAAGAGAACCTAGAATTAGTCACTGAATTACAGGAGCTATTAAGCGACATCGAAAAAGCACCAGAAAGAGAAAGTCATCGATCTCACCCGCTGGATGTCATTCATACATTGAGACGCCTGATTCCCGATGACACGAAAGTCACGTGCGATATCGGATCTCACGCGATTTGGATGTCCCGTCACTTCCGCGTCTATGAACCAAACTCATTCTTGGTGAGTAACGGCATGCAAACATTAGGCGTCGCATTACCATGGGCAATTGCGGCTTCTATACTGAATCCAGATGAAAAGATTATTTCGGTCTCAGGTGATGGCGGTTTTCTCTTCTCCGCAATGGAGTTAGAAACAGCTGTCCGCAAGAAAACAAACCTCGTTCACCTTGTTTGGAACGACAGCACATACGACATGGTCGCGTTCCAGCAGGAAATGAAATATGACCGTACATCCTGCGTTGAATTTGGACAGATTGATTTAGTGAAATATGCAGAAAGCTTTGGAGCGACTGGATTAAGGGTCAACTCACCTGAGGAGCTTTCAACCGTCCTTCAAAAGGGTATAAACATAGAAGGACCCGTGATTATTGATATTCCAATTGACTATCAAGACAACCCTGACCTCGCCAGTCAAAAATGGCCAGAAGTCTTTCGCAAAAAACACACAGTGAACGTCAAATAA
- the budA gene encoding acetolactate decarboxylase has product MGMMHPMNQQNDTRQHDKQQEVYQVSTMTSLLEAVYDGDFSLAHIPEHGDFGIGTFNQLDGELIGFDGAFYRLRSDGTATPVTDQDYSPFCSLAFFETDIVHRMDAPMTSKELEGEIDRILPSKNIFYAVRIDGSFKKVQTRTVEKQEKPYVPMVEAVKSQPIFDFEDIQGTIAGFRTPQYAHGIAVSGYHLHFIDEERSVGGHVFDYTVDQVTIRISQKRHMNLHLPNTQEFFQADIDRADLAQQIASAERSPDQ; this is encoded by the coding sequence ATGGGTATGATGCACCCAATGAATCAACAGAATGACACAAGACAACATGACAAACAGCAAGAGGTCTATCAAGTATCGACAATGACCTCCCTGCTGGAAGCCGTATATGATGGAGATTTCTCCCTCGCGCATATTCCTGAACACGGTGATTTCGGCATCGGTACATTTAATCAATTAGATGGAGAACTAATCGGCTTTGATGGTGCATTCTACCGGCTGCGCTCGGATGGAACAGCGACACCGGTCACCGATCAAGATTATTCACCATTCTGCTCTCTAGCATTCTTTGAAACAGATATCGTTCATCGAATGGATGCACCTATGACGTCCAAAGAACTAGAAGGAGAAATCGACCGCATTTTACCAAGTAAGAATATCTTTTATGCGGTCCGCATTGATGGATCATTCAAAAAGGTTCAAACACGTACGGTTGAAAAACAGGAAAAACCTTACGTTCCGATGGTAGAAGCAGTCAAGTCTCAGCCTATTTTCGACTTCGAGGATATTCAAGGTACGATCGCAGGCTTCCGTACACCGCAGTACGCACACGGCATTGCGGTAAGTGGATATCATCTTCATTTTATTGATGAAGAGCGAAGTGTTGGCGGACACGTATTTGATTACACCGTTGATCAAGTGACCATCCGCATTTCTCAAAAACGTCATATGAATTTACACCTGCCAAATACGCAGGAATTCTTCCAAGCAGACATTGATCGAGCTGACCTTGCACAGCAAATTGCCAGTGCAGAAAGAAGCCCGGATCAATAA
- a CDS encoding Lrp/AsnC family transcriptional regulator: MSKDYSIPNLTLDERDKKILSLLHEDGRMSYTDLGKQVGLSRVAVQARIQQLVEAGVIERFTAVINPAKVGIHVSVFFNVEVEPKCLEAVALQLEKETAVTSLYHMTGPSKLHMHGIFQHEQEMETFLTKKLYPLEGVVSVDCQMLIKRYKSRMGMKL, from the coding sequence ATGTCAAAAGACTATAGCATTCCGAACCTAACATTAGACGAAAGGGATAAAAAAATTTTATCCCTATTACACGAGGACGGGCGTATGTCTTATACAGATCTCGGAAAACAAGTTGGTCTGTCACGAGTTGCCGTGCAAGCCCGCATTCAGCAGCTCGTTGAAGCAGGCGTCATTGAACGATTCACCGCTGTGATTAACCCCGCGAAAGTTGGCATTCATGTCTCTGTCTTTTTTAATGTAGAGGTAGAGCCAAAATGTTTAGAAGCGGTTGCCCTTCAGCTTGAAAAGGAAACAGCTGTCACAAGTCTTTATCACATGACAGGACCAAGCAAGCTGCATATGCATGGCATTTTTCAACATGAACAGGAAATGGAGACATTCCTGACAAAAAAGCTATACCCGCTAGAAGGCGTCGTCAGTGTAGACTGCCAAATGCTCATTAAACGATACAAAAGCCGCATGGGCATGAAATTGTAG